In Deefgea piscis, the genomic window TAATTCAGCACTGCGTTCCCGCAGCGACGCTTCGCGTTCGGCGTCGAGCGCGGTTTTTTCTGCCACTTTGGCGGCAATCATTGGGTCTTGTCGTTGGCCCGAAAAAATCGGTAAATCAAAGGAAAATTCCAACATCACTGAGTCGTCATCATGTGGATTGCGCTGATATTTGAGCTCAACACCCCAATCGGGCGTTTTGCCGGCGCGCGCTTCGGCAATCTCGGCGTTGAGCACATTGCCTTTAGGGTCAAACGCGGCTAATTCAGGGCGATTGGCGAGGTGATTTTGTAAAGCCTGCGCATCAATCTGAAACGTTGGCATCAGCCCCGTTACGCCTTCATCTGCGGCGGCACCCACCCAACGCTTGAGTTGCGCCATCGCTTGTGCGCGGCGTGCGCTGAGTTCATCGCGTATTTCGCTGAGTCGAGCGCGCTCTTGTTTGGGCAAAATCGTATCGCTAATGCTGCCTTTGCCTGAGGCCAATTGCGCTTGAATCACTTGGCTAAAAAGTTGGTTTTCGGCTTCGAGAGCATCAATCAAACTTAGCTGTTGCTCAACGCTGTATTGCGCAATCCAAGCTTGGGCGGTTTCTCGCGCCACATTTTGCTGGGTGATTTTATTGTCCATTTCGCTGATGGCGATGCGCGCATTGGCCGCTTGAATTCGGGCATTGCGTTTATCGCGATTGGGAAACTCCTGCATCAGTGCGACAGTTTGCATCGCCATGCCATTAAAGCTGGGGTTAAACCGATCGGGACCCGAGACGGGTAGATTATCAACCGCCAATTTGATTTTTGGGTCGGGCAATTCGCCGGCTGGAATCGCCAATTGCTGCGCCGCAGTGACTTGCGCATGGCTGGCGCGAAGTTGCGGCGCATTGGCCAGAGCCAGTTGTTGGGCGGATTCAAACGTTACGGCAATAGCGCTAACAGGAATACAGCTCATCAGACCTGCTAAGCACATTTTGCTTGCAAGGTGCTGGCACGAGAAAAGTCTCATGTTCTAACTCCAAATCAATTTGCTGGCTGCAATCAAGCAGCGAGCACAAACTCTCGTGCCGGTCTGAAGCAGTACCGAGCAAGAGAACCTTATTTAGATGGAATTAGCTGTGCTGTGGCGGACGCCAAACATTGGATGGATCAAACGACGCCGGAACGGCGTGTAGCGTAGGGGTGTAGATTGCAGTAAAAAATAGCTGCGGCTTGGCCAGTGCTAAATCGAGTACGCCAAATTGGCTCGATTGGCAGTCGACATTGTGTTGACAGCTCGATGGGGATGTTTGCGCCGTGTGCTGCGCAT contains:
- a CDS encoding TolC family protein, which encodes MSCIPVSAIAVTFESAQQLALANAPQLRASHAQVTAAQQLAIPAGELPDPKIKLAVDNLPVSGPDRFNPSFNGMAMQTVALMQEFPNRDKRNARIQAANARIAISEMDNKITQQNVARETAQAWIAQYSVEQQLSLIDALEAENQLFSQVIQAQLASGKGSISDTILPKQERARLSEIRDELSARRAQAMAQLKRWVGAAADEGVTGLMPTFQIDAQALQNHLANRPELAAFDPKGNVLNAEIAEARAGKTPDWGVELKYQRNPHDDDSVMLEFSFDLPIFSGQRQDPMIAAKVAEKTALDAEREASLRERSAELANDIADLQRLQQANQRYQATLIPLATEKISLTLSAWKSGKAALSEVIAARRDRLDTQLKAIAVRGELQQLQARLHFTYNNAIASIAANTAGAAQ